Proteins encoded by one window of Camelus bactrianus isolate YW-2024 breed Bactrian camel chromosome 9, ASM4877302v1, whole genome shotgun sequence:
- the LOC141578661 gene encoding vomeronasal type-1 receptor 4-like, giving the protein MLNDRIYSRDLTVAIISLSQTVVGVLGNFSLLYRYLFLYHTECRLRATDLILKHLTIANSLILLSRGVPHTMAAFGLKYFFNDFACRLVLYVQRVSRGVSIATTCFLSVFQAIMISPMDSCWKNLRVKAPQNVGFCIFLVWIQFTLVNLINPIYVLHMSSKWSMKNITKIRNWGHCFITDHGQITRLIHAGLVIVPEVSFSVVMTWASGSMVFILYRHNQWVQHIHRRSMPPRSSAESTATRRILALVSTFVAFYTLPSLFHLCVALFPSLSLWVMSISTLISVCFPTVSPCLFMSHDSTVPRLSFAWIRNSKSFKLVRNM; this is encoded by the coding sequence ATGTTAAATGACAGAATATACTCTCGAGATTTGACAGTAGCAATTATCTCTTTGTCACAGACTGTAGTTGGAGTTCTGGgcaatttctctcttctttaccGTTACCTCTTTCTTTATCACACTGAGTGCAGGTTGAGGGCTACAGATTTGATTCTCAAGCACCTGACTATTGCCAACTCCTTGATTCTTCTCTCTAGAGGAGTCCCTCACACAATGGCAGCTTTTGggttgaaatattttttcaatgatTTTGCATGCAGACTTGTTTTGTATGTTCAGAGAGTGAGCAGGGGAGTGTCCATTGCCACCACTTGCTTCTTGAGCGTCTTCCAGGCCATCATGATCAGCCCCATGGATTCCTGTTGGAAGAATCTTAGAGTCAAAGCCCCCCAAAATGTTGGCTTTTGCATTTTCCTCGTCTGGATCCAATTCAcgcttgtaaatttaattaatCCTATATATGTTTTGCATATGTCTAGCAAATGGAGCATGAAAAATATCACAAAGATTAGAAATTGGGGGCACTGTTTCATTACAGATCATGGGCAAATCACACGCCTAATACATGCAGGATTGGTAATTGTGCCTGAGGTTTCATTTTCTGTGGTCATGACCTGGGCCAGTGGCTCCATGGTTTTCATCCTATACAGACACAATCAATGGGTCCAACACATCCACAGGAGAAGTATGCCCCCCAGATCCTCTGCTGAATCCACAGCCACCCGGAGAATCCTTGCCCTGGTGAGCACATTTGTAGCTTTCTACACCCTTCCCTCACTCTTTCACCTTTGTGTTGCCCTTTTTCCCAGCCTCAGCTTGTGGGTAATGAGCATTTCTACCCTAATTTCTGTATGCTTTCCAACTGTCAGCCCCTGTCTATTCATGAGCCATGACTCCACTGTACCCAGGCTCTCCTTCGCATGGATAAGGAATTCAAAATCCTTTAAGCTGGTCAGAAATATGTAA